Proteins encoded within one genomic window of Bradyrhizobium sp. 186:
- a CDS encoding Ig-like domain-containing protein, whose product MTVISGTAGADILFGGTGNDVLTGGAGADTFVISKGYGSDTVTDFQAGAGGDVLRVQNYGFATFAKFLAAATQVGSDIVVTLSSTETLTLQNVALSALVADNVALDNPLPASGTAWNWAGTVPAGGTLTTGATNDGIEAGGTGVILIGGAGDDTYYVYDHNTKVVEQPGEGIDTIRVWNINGYSLVNAPNVENLILTDSVPSPATGNDLNNIIIGNAGDNMIDGGRGNDVLTGGAGRDTFVVAAGNGNDIVTDFQAGAGGDILQLNNTGFKTFADVTAAMKQVGTDLVLTIAGGETIRLENTSLQDLTPANVNIVSPPTGLVQTFNDDFNALSAGQDPSLTWRTSYAWSGAAGYGLAGEQEVYVDPSFSGLPTTQASTSLGLNPFSIQDGHLVITAQPLPASATPYTGNAIFSSGMISSQNSFTQTYGYFEMTATLPSTTGAWPAFWLLPSTANNLNTEIDVLEAFGQDPSQAHWAIHSPYAPATNGGWANTANLTTGEHTFALKWTPYDLTFFVDGKEVAQQATPADMNTAMYMIANLAMGGSWPGNAAPGSTATMTIDSIKAYQLPEYTLANYALLTSGTPTNTIAGSAAADTLTGTSGNDLIGGAGGADTMTGGAGDDTYVVTDSTAKVVEAYGGGVDTVRSSVTYALSSYVENLTLTGSVAINATGNIQSNIIIGNSAANVITGGLGNDILTGGGGADTFVVNSGDGSDIITDFSPGSGAGHDVVQLNGFAFTSFADVQAAMSQVGGDVYLKLTSQDTLVFRNTTISAFSSDDFQLPATLPVGGTITSWISGKASSRMVYGTAANDKLTAVNIDDTLVGWKGDDTYVIGSANQKIVENAGGGIDSVEAWTSYTLPANVENLTLLMGGLTGVGNQMANRMVGSSGDDILDGAGGNDWLSGGAGNDTFIYNAGSGNDTIADFHVFTGATAEHDKLILKGYDSGAYLTHVNDVWTVHYAGGADTLRIASITSLTSADYSFVSATNVPIATTPINVPTISVTNDNGSIASGLTNSNHLILTGHAQAGLTVEVFDGENQIGTAIADNNGTWSYATGTLIDGSHAFAAAATDGAGNITARSASVDITIDTVAPTVPTVTSFSPDSNIADDGVTNVNHVNLGGTAEAGGTVQIFDGATLIGTTGADANGAWSFATGTLADGSHVFTAKAADAAGNLSAPSAALNVTTDTVAPIAPTIVSGAPAASNSMIISGTAEAGSSVKLYEGSSLLGTGVSGTNGAWNITTGSLAQGLHKFTATTTDVAGNLSALSNAFSPTVGTVIEAAGMTTLTQVGSYFYLSTGGSSVLLKNGGAAVVAGQQGSWVPVGAEASSSGYLVAWKIPSTGQFAIWNADSNGNYLSNYLNKVSGTDSALESSETLFHQDLNGDGVIGLPPASQPVSGTTIEASGSTSLVLVGKNYLLDSMASGTGPSLKSGGVAVVSGQFGVWTPVGVEQTSSGYDVAWKIPATGELCVWTTDANGNYLSNLLNKVSPTDPTLKAVETTFYQDLNGDGVINTSSTTLKISGNVVLNLDKMTQAATIDAGATLELSGAASGSITFKASTGNLVLDHAAQFTGTLIGLAGDGTAANSNHIDLKDIAYGSGTSASFSGNTAGGVLTVVDAQNHTAQISLVGDYTKSTFNISNDGKGGTLVIDPPKASFDFAPVPASQPPAAAPAVTAARVGNEGFVFEQSATSKGAYEFVNETSHELLRSAPLVETSRPDADLGLHQVDLVHAAAPIDAHLAELHNFILR is encoded by the coding sequence ATGACCGTAATCAGCGGCACCGCCGGTGCAGACATCCTGTTTGGCGGCACCGGAAACGATGTTCTGACCGGAGGAGCAGGGGCGGACACGTTCGTCATCTCGAAAGGGTATGGCTCCGACACTGTCACTGACTTTCAGGCGGGGGCAGGCGGCGATGTGTTGCGGGTGCAGAATTACGGCTTTGCGACGTTCGCCAAATTCCTGGCCGCAGCCACGCAAGTGGGCTCCGATATAGTCGTAACTCTGTCCTCGACCGAAACCCTTACACTGCAGAATGTCGCGCTTTCGGCTTTGGTCGCAGACAATGTCGCGCTGGACAATCCGTTGCCGGCAAGCGGTACGGCGTGGAACTGGGCGGGCACTGTCCCCGCAGGTGGCACGCTGACGACCGGAGCAACAAATGACGGCATAGAGGCCGGCGGCACGGGCGTTATCCTTATCGGCGGAGCCGGGGATGACACCTACTACGTCTACGACCACAACACCAAGGTCGTCGAGCAGCCCGGAGAGGGTATCGATACGATCCGTGTCTGGAACATCAATGGATACAGCCTCGTCAATGCGCCGAACGTCGAGAACCTGATCCTGACGGATAGCGTTCCGTCTCCGGCCACCGGCAACGATCTCAACAACATCATTATCGGCAACGCCGGCGACAACATGATCGACGGCGGTCGGGGCAATGATGTGCTGACCGGTGGAGCCGGTCGCGACACCTTTGTCGTAGCCGCGGGCAACGGAAACGACATCGTCACCGACTTTCAGGCGGGCGCCGGCGGGGACATCCTGCAACTCAACAACACGGGCTTCAAGACCTTCGCCGATGTCACGGCGGCCATGAAGCAGGTCGGCACCGACCTTGTGCTGACGATCGCCGGCGGCGAAACCATTAGGCTCGAGAACACCAGCCTCCAGGATCTCACGCCCGCAAATGTAAACATCGTCAGTCCCCCGACCGGACTGGTCCAGACCTTCAACGACGACTTCAACGCGCTCTCCGCGGGGCAGGATCCCAGCCTGACGTGGCGCACAAGCTATGCCTGGAGCGGAGCAGCAGGCTACGGGCTAGCCGGCGAACAGGAGGTGTATGTCGATCCCAGCTTTTCAGGGCTGCCGACAACTCAGGCATCAACGTCGCTTGGGCTTAATCCGTTCTCGATTCAGGACGGCCATCTTGTCATCACGGCGCAGCCCTTGCCTGCGAGCGCCACGCCTTATACAGGCAATGCCATTTTCTCGTCGGGCATGATCTCGAGCCAGAACAGCTTTACCCAGACCTACGGCTATTTCGAGATGACGGCCACGCTACCCAGCACAACCGGCGCGTGGCCGGCGTTTTGGCTGTTGCCCAGCACTGCCAATAATCTCAATACCGAGATCGATGTTCTCGAAGCCTTTGGTCAGGATCCTAGCCAGGCCCACTGGGCCATTCACTCACCGTACGCGCCCGCGACGAATGGCGGTTGGGCAAATACAGCCAACCTGACCACCGGAGAACACACATTTGCGCTCAAATGGACGCCTTACGACCTGACGTTTTTCGTGGACGGGAAGGAGGTCGCACAGCAGGCCACACCCGCCGACATGAATACGGCGATGTACATGATCGCCAATCTCGCGATGGGCGGGAGCTGGCCGGGCAACGCCGCTCCAGGATCGACGGCGACGATGACCATCGATTCGATCAAGGCCTATCAGTTGCCGGAGTACACGCTTGCCAACTACGCTCTTCTCACGAGCGGCACCCCGACCAACACGATCGCGGGAAGCGCGGCTGCGGATACGCTGACCGGCACTTCCGGCAATGATCTGATCGGTGGCGCCGGAGGCGCCGATACCATGACCGGCGGCGCCGGCGACGATACCTACGTGGTGACCGATTCGACTGCGAAGGTTGTCGAGGCCTATGGCGGAGGCGTCGATACGGTGCGCTCCTCGGTGACGTACGCGCTTTCCAGCTACGTCGAGAATTTGACGCTCACCGGCTCGGTGGCAATCAACGCCACCGGCAATATCCAGTCCAACATCATCATCGGAAATTCCGCGGCGAACGTTATCACCGGCGGACTCGGTAATGATATTCTGACCGGCGGCGGCGGCGCGGATACCTTCGTAGTCAACTCTGGCGACGGTTCTGACATCATCACCGACTTCTCGCCGGGATCGGGCGCCGGACACGACGTTGTGCAGTTGAACGGCTTTGCCTTCACCTCATTCGCCGACGTGCAGGCGGCGATGAGCCAGGTCGGGGGCGACGTATATCTGAAGCTGACGAGCCAGGATACGCTGGTGTTCCGCAACACGACGATCTCGGCGTTCAGCAGCGACGATTTCCAGTTGCCCGCAACGCTCCCTGTCGGCGGGACAATTACGTCCTGGATCAGCGGAAAAGCGAGCAGCCGCATGGTCTACGGCACCGCGGCGAACGACAAGCTCACGGCGGTGAATATTGACGACACGCTCGTAGGCTGGAAAGGCGACGATACCTATGTCATCGGCAGCGCGAACCAGAAGATAGTCGAGAATGCGGGCGGCGGTATCGACAGCGTGGAGGCATGGACATCGTACACGCTGCCGGCCAATGTCGAAAATCTGACGCTGTTGATGGGCGGGCTCACCGGCGTCGGCAACCAAATGGCAAACCGCATGGTGGGCTCGAGCGGTGACGACATCCTCGATGGCGCCGGCGGGAATGACTGGCTCTCCGGAGGAGCCGGGAACGATACGTTCATTTACAATGCAGGCAGCGGCAACGATACGATCGCGGATTTCCACGTCTTCACGGGCGCGACTGCCGAACACGACAAGCTGATCCTGAAAGGCTATGACAGCGGCGCCTATTTGACCCATGTGAACGACGTGTGGACCGTTCACTACGCGGGTGGAGCAGATACGCTGCGCATTGCAAGCATCACCAGCTTGACATCGGCCGACTATTCATTCGTGTCCGCGACGAATGTGCCGATTGCCACGACGCCTATCAACGTGCCGACGATCTCGGTCACCAATGACAACGGTTCGATCGCGTCCGGCCTTACCAACTCAAATCACCTGATCCTGACAGGCCACGCGCAGGCAGGTCTGACCGTCGAGGTGTTCGACGGAGAAAATCAGATCGGCACGGCGATCGCCGACAACAATGGCACGTGGAGCTATGCTACGGGAACACTGATCGATGGGAGCCATGCGTTCGCGGCTGCCGCAACGGACGGCGCGGGCAATATCACTGCGCGCTCAGCCAGTGTAGACATCACGATCGACACGGTTGCCCCGACCGTCCCCACTGTCACGTCGTTCTCGCCCGACAGCAATATTGCTGACGACGGTGTCACCAACGTCAATCATGTAAATCTGGGCGGGACTGCTGAGGCAGGAGGCACGGTGCAGATCTTCGACGGTGCGACGCTGATCGGAACCACAGGCGCCGATGCCAATGGAGCCTGGTCATTTGCGACGGGAACCCTGGCGGACGGCAGCCACGTCTTTACGGCCAAGGCCGCGGATGCCGCCGGCAATCTGAGCGCGCCCTCGGCTGCTTTGAACGTAACGACGGATACGGTTGCACCAATTGCGCCGACCATCGTATCGGGCGCACCCGCGGCTTCGAACAGCATGATCATTTCCGGTACCGCGGAAGCCGGAAGCTCGGTGAAATTGTACGAAGGTTCGAGCTTGCTCGGCACAGGCGTGTCGGGGACCAATGGCGCCTGGAACATCACGACCGGGTCGCTTGCGCAAGGTCTACATAAGTTCACCGCGACCACAACTGATGTGGCTGGCAATTTGAGTGCGCTCTCGAACGCCTTCAGCCCGACAGTCGGTACGGTGATTGAAGCGGCCGGTATGACAACGCTCACCCAAGTGGGAAGCTACTTCTATCTGTCGACTGGCGGTTCATCGGTTCTGCTAAAGAATGGCGGAGCGGCGGTTGTCGCGGGGCAGCAGGGCTCATGGGTGCCGGTGGGTGCGGAAGCATCATCGAGCGGCTACCTTGTCGCCTGGAAGATTCCTTCCACCGGCCAATTTGCGATATGGAATGCCGACAGCAACGGCAACTACCTATCCAATTACCTGAACAAGGTATCCGGCACCGACTCGGCTCTTGAATCAAGCGAAACGCTCTTCCACCAGGATCTCAACGGGGATGGTGTGATTGGTCTTCCACCAGCGTCCCAGCCGGTTTCAGGCACGACGATCGAGGCGTCCGGCTCGACTAGCCTGGTTCTGGTCGGCAAGAATTATTTGCTCGACTCGATGGCCAGCGGCACTGGGCCGAGCTTGAAATCTGGTGGTGTCGCGGTTGTGTCCGGACAATTCGGCGTATGGACGCCGGTAGGCGTGGAGCAGACGTCCAGCGGTTATGACGTGGCCTGGAAGATTCCGGCCACCGGCGAACTCTGTGTGTGGACCACGGACGCCAATGGCAACTATTTATCGAACCTTCTGAACAAGGTGTCCCCGACCGACCCGACTCTTAAGGCGGTCGAGACGACTTTTTATCAGGACCTCAACGGCGATGGCGTCATCAATACGTCATCGACCACTCTCAAGATTTCCGGAAATGTCGTATTGAACCTGGACAAGATGACGCAGGCCGCAACGATCGACGCCGGCGCTACACTTGAATTGTCCGGTGCGGCTTCCGGGTCGATCACTTTCAAAGCGTCGACAGGCAATCTGGTGCTGGACCATGCGGCGCAATTTACGGGAACGCTGATCGGTCTGGCGGGTGACGGCACCGCTGCCAATTCCAACCATATCGATCTGAAGGACATCGCTTACGGATCGGGAACGTCGGCATCGTTTTCCGGCAACACGGCCGGTGGCGTGTTGACCGTGGTCGATGCTCAAAATCACACCGCACAGATTTCGTTGGTCGGTGACTACACGAAATCGACGTTCAATATCTCAAACGACGGAAAAGGCGGCACGCTGGTGATCGATCCTCCGAAAGCCAGCTTTGATTTCGCGCCGGTTCCGGCGTCGCAGCCTCCTGCGGCCGCTCCGGCCGTAACCGCGGCGCGCGTGGGAAACGAAGGATTTGTTTTCGAGCAATCTGCCACCTCGAAGGGCGCCTATGAATTCGTCAACGAGACGTCCCATGAATTGCTCAGGTCAGCGCCCCTCGTGGAGACCAGTCGCCCAGATGCCGACCTCGGCCTTCATCAGGTCGACCTCGTTCACGCGGCGGCCCCGATCGATGCCCATCTGGCGGAGTTGCACAACTTCATCCTTCGCTGA
- a CDS encoding putative Ig domain-containing protein: MPSKRRINGTMAALFVASLVVAGSALYLGLSNDGVRQRLRSITPFKRSSQIVGGAVVGQNGSGLYAGYTLSWGDDFDTLDIVGPANPRGKFFPTGAYHPGIRGNTTSLGTAFDADPLTTGYKDRNRGVAVDFDNMWVSSSVLRLGARKATVREQAFLTPTDRSINGGVRPHLSAMIHTAGAFAYYPTTNAVIIEIRARFSSRLTNPAGFHPAFWTYSVTPVLNPTGNEWDLECNSQGMHFSNIVHTSRAISTDNSAGPFDYMDDTFHVFSFVFRNGGSTQLYVDGALRSQFIGVDSNTKNMPSFVLLTSHIFNNTFAGEAYDAAAWAGSATAVYLDVDWIRGWRMAGVAHWKPLVSVEDLNVDYDGSGKVVLPSAKALWGDASVTEFVQVVPYDSSEPGMAEQTTFTQFPAGISYDAASRTVRADFTAGTGNAGRSHVVVYGYKPDGSTMEPLRFSINRGPRMTTGPLSAAAGDRYRHDIYGECDAGVMTPKILSVKGLPQGLSFDASTGLITGAPTATGVSTPTISCTNNAGQTTTRATTFTVDAHNPAGRLDGR, encoded by the coding sequence ATGCCATCAAAGCGTCGAATCAACGGCACCATGGCAGCACTATTCGTCGCATCGTTGGTTGTTGCTGGCTCAGCACTTTATCTAGGCCTGAGCAACGATGGTGTGCGACAGCGCCTGCGATCCATCACGCCCTTCAAGCGAAGCAGCCAGATCGTCGGTGGCGCCGTCGTCGGCCAGAATGGCAGCGGGTTGTATGCGGGCTATACGCTGTCCTGGGGTGACGATTTCGACACCCTCGATATCGTTGGTCCGGCAAACCCTCGCGGCAAGTTCTTCCCGACTGGCGCCTATCATCCAGGCATCCGCGGCAATACCACGTCGCTAGGGACAGCCTTTGATGCCGACCCGCTAACGACAGGTTACAAAGACCGTAACCGCGGCGTCGCGGTCGACTTCGACAACATGTGGGTTTCCAGTTCGGTGCTGCGGCTCGGGGCGCGCAAGGCAACAGTGCGCGAGCAGGCATTCCTTACACCGACCGACCGGTCCATCAACGGAGGCGTCCGCCCGCACCTCTCCGCGATGATCCATACGGCCGGGGCATTTGCATACTACCCGACCACCAATGCCGTCATCATCGAGATACGTGCTCGGTTCAGCTCCAGGCTTACAAATCCGGCTGGCTTTCATCCAGCATTCTGGACCTATTCCGTCACACCCGTGCTCAATCCAACCGGCAACGAGTGGGATCTGGAGTGCAACTCTCAAGGGATGCACTTCAGCAATATCGTCCACACGTCGAGGGCAATCTCGACCGACAACAGCGCCGGACCGTTCGACTATATGGACGATACGTTCCACGTCTTCAGCTTCGTCTTTCGAAACGGCGGAAGCACCCAGCTTTACGTCGATGGTGCCCTTCGATCCCAGTTTATTGGCGTGGACTCCAATACCAAGAATATGCCGTCATTTGTGCTGCTGACGTCACACATATTCAACAATACGTTCGCGGGCGAGGCGTATGACGCCGCGGCGTGGGCCGGCTCGGCGACCGCGGTCTATCTCGATGTGGACTGGATCCGCGGCTGGCGGATGGCAGGCGTCGCGCATTGGAAGCCGCTGGTTTCGGTCGAAGACCTTAATGTCGATTATGACGGCAGCGGCAAGGTCGTGCTCCCGAGCGCCAAGGCCCTGTGGGGTGATGCAAGCGTCACCGAATTCGTCCAGGTCGTACCCTACGACAGCTCCGAACCGGGCATGGCGGAGCAGACGACGTTTACGCAGTTCCCGGCAGGAATTTCGTACGACGCGGCCTCGCGCACGGTCAGGGCGGACTTCACCGCCGGCACGGGCAATGCCGGGCGGTCTCACGTGGTCGTCTATGGCTACAAGCCCGATGGCTCGACGATGGAACCCCTGCGATTTTCCATCAATCGCGGCCCACGAATGACGACCGGCCCCCTTTCGGCCGCCGCGGGCGACCGCTACCGCCACGATATCTATGGGGAGTGCGACGCCGGCGTCATGACGCCGAAGATCCTGTCCGTTAAAGGACTACCGCAGGGTCTCTCCTTTGACGCTTCCACTGGACTCATCACCGGCGCACCAACGGCAACAGGGGTCAGCACCCCGACAATCTCCTGCACAAACAACGCGGGCCAGACAACAACGAGGGCGACCACATTCACCGTCGATGCGCACAATCCGGCGGGCCGCTTGGACGGAAGATGA
- a CDS encoding glycosyltransferase family 2 protein gives MSRKVLIVIPVLNEASHIETVVRNLARDSLLEDRTIVVADGGSTDGTPDIVRALAREIDGVNLLHNPKRLQSAGVNLAVQVYGADAQALVRCDAHCEYPAHYVSSLLKTLDERKADSVVVPMDSRGDGCLQKAVAWVSDTKVGSGGSAHRGGKQSGFVDHGHHAAMTIDAFRRAGGYDETFTHNEDAEFDCRLRAIGGRIFLDSDIRLSYRPRSGFLSLAKQYFNYGRGRSRTVRRHPGSLRLRQFLVPTHVALTVCAILLSPVAPALLALPAAYLAILALTAMMIAGKHRSICGLLALPAAVVMHFAWALGFFWGILSIRQTTWQMTPSVS, from the coding sequence GTGTCTAGAAAAGTCCTGATCGTCATACCGGTCTTGAACGAGGCGTCCCACATCGAGACGGTTGTCCGTAACCTGGCCCGGGACAGTCTCCTCGAAGACCGCACAATAGTGGTTGCAGATGGTGGCAGCACGGATGGGACGCCTGACATTGTCCGCGCTCTCGCCAGAGAGATTGACGGCGTCAATTTGCTGCATAATCCCAAGCGGCTACAGAGCGCCGGCGTCAATCTGGCCGTCCAGGTCTACGGTGCGGACGCGCAGGCCCTGGTGCGGTGTGACGCCCATTGCGAATATCCGGCACATTATGTTTCGAGCCTCCTCAAGACTCTGGACGAGCGCAAAGCCGATTCGGTCGTGGTCCCCATGGACTCGCGTGGTGACGGCTGTCTGCAAAAGGCCGTCGCCTGGGTCTCGGATACAAAGGTTGGCTCGGGCGGATCGGCACATCGCGGCGGAAAGCAAAGCGGCTTTGTCGATCACGGACATCATGCAGCGATGACTATCGATGCTTTCCGCAGGGCCGGTGGTTACGATGAAACCTTCACTCACAATGAAGATGCAGAGTTTGACTGCAGGCTGCGTGCAATCGGCGGCCGGATATTTCTGGATTCGGACATCCGCCTTTCATATCGACCCCGGTCGGGTTTTCTGAGCCTGGCGAAGCAATACTTCAACTACGGCCGCGGTCGGTCGAGAACCGTGAGGCGGCATCCCGGATCGTTGCGACTTCGTCAGTTCCTGGTGCCCACTCATGTTGCGCTGACGGTTTGCGCCATCCTGCTGTCTCCAGTGGCGCCAGCGCTGTTGGCATTGCCGGCGGCCTATCTGGCGATCCTGGCACTGACCGCAATGATGATTGCAGGAAAGCATCGCTCAATCTGCGGACTGCTTGCCCTGCCTGCCGCTGTCGTGATGCATTTCGCCTGGGCGCTGGGCTTTTTCTGGGGCATCCTGTCGATCCGCCAGACCACCTGGCAGATGACCCCTTCAGTTTCGTGA
- a CDS encoding glycosyltransferase: protein MKISIVITVYNYERYVGLAIDSALNQTRPADEIVVVDDGSIDGSRQIIAGYGDRIRAIFQANQGNIAAFEVGYREATGDVLLFLDADDILMPTAVENVVAHWREGLSKVQFNLELIDGAGTPLGRPFCAFPTSYTSQDVHAEFIRSGTYIWPVMSGNAYSREFLRQVIPLNPPVGYDGALNSIAPLYGDVVTVQATLGQYRLHGRNISRNDAKGRAQRFPDFPRQIGFRVAEFDILKAHCDRKSVHVQSARPIDNEIVFINYRLASRKLGLRYVAQETDTSSSLLRRGIWLALTETTQWRTAASHIVWFTALFLSPSWFAYRLIMLRFNRAELLRPLLRFGSVIRRKHA from the coding sequence TTGAAGATTAGCATCGTCATAACAGTCTACAATTACGAACGGTATGTCGGATTGGCAATCGACAGCGCGTTGAATCAGACGCGCCCAGCGGATGAAATCGTTGTCGTCGACGATGGCTCGATCGACGGTTCCCGTCAGATCATCGCCGGGTATGGTGACAGGATTCGAGCCATATTTCAGGCAAATCAAGGCAACATCGCAGCATTCGAAGTTGGGTATCGCGAAGCGACAGGCGATGTGCTGCTGTTCCTCGATGCGGACGATATCCTGATGCCGACAGCAGTGGAAAATGTCGTCGCACACTGGCGCGAGGGTCTCTCGAAAGTTCAATTCAATCTGGAACTCATCGACGGCGCTGGCACGCCTCTTGGACGCCCATTTTGTGCGTTTCCGACGTCGTATACGTCACAGGACGTGCATGCAGAATTTATCCGGTCAGGAACGTACATCTGGCCGGTCATGTCGGGAAATGCGTATTCCAGAGAGTTTCTTCGTCAGGTCATCCCTCTCAATCCGCCCGTCGGATACGATGGCGCTCTCAACTCGATTGCGCCTCTTTACGGGGACGTCGTCACGGTGCAGGCGACCTTGGGGCAATATCGGCTCCATGGTCGAAATATCAGCCGGAACGACGCGAAGGGCCGCGCGCAGCGCTTTCCCGATTTCCCTAGGCAAATCGGGTTTCGCGTCGCCGAGTTCGATATCCTGAAGGCGCATTGCGACAGGAAGTCGGTACATGTGCAATCGGCAAGGCCAATCGATAACGAGATCGTCTTTATCAACTATCGCCTAGCGTCCCGAAAATTGGGACTGAGATATGTCGCCCAGGAGACGGACACATCGAGTTCGCTTCTGCGTCGCGGCATATGGCTGGCTCTGACCGAGACGACACAATGGCGGACCGCCGCCTCTCATATCGTCTGGTTCACTGCGTTATTCTTGAGTCCTTCCTGGTTTGCATACCGGCTGATCATGCTCCGGTTCAATAGGGCAGAACTCCTGAGGCCGCTCCTGAGGTTCGGCAGCGTTATCCGACGCAAGCACGCCTGA
- a CDS encoding glycosyltransferase family 25 protein, protein MGSNLRVVAISLAGSQRRERASANLDSLGIPWTFFDALRVPATGLPQYDEALAIRFWGRGLSRAEIGCAASHMSVMAQLGASDTDDSWTLVVEDDVVLDTGFSFRSLPDICKAAEIGYLRLYGRHMAPCKHVAWLDQRELVRFERAPMGTQAYLISSRAARRFIDSVTTIHRPVDWEMDRFWTNGLYNYGLFPFPCLELTLPSSIAKAAESLREPTALDRAAWFAWKSKEYVLRLSENIRLRQSDRRIRARLAGVTSLYGPMPGTIRRIESL, encoded by the coding sequence ATGGGCAGCAATCTCAGAGTTGTGGCGATTAGTTTGGCCGGTTCCCAGCGCCGCGAGCGCGCGAGTGCAAATCTGGATTCGCTTGGTATTCCGTGGACCTTCTTTGATGCCTTGCGTGTGCCAGCCACGGGGCTCCCGCAATATGATGAAGCGCTGGCCATTCGCTTTTGGGGCAGGGGCCTTTCACGAGCCGAGATCGGCTGCGCAGCGAGCCATATGAGCGTCATGGCGCAACTGGGGGCATCGGACACCGACGATTCATGGACACTTGTGGTGGAAGACGACGTCGTTCTCGATACCGGATTCAGCTTTCGATCGCTTCCGGATATCTGCAAGGCTGCCGAGATCGGTTATCTCCGGCTGTATGGGCGACACATGGCGCCGTGCAAGCACGTGGCCTGGCTGGATCAGCGGGAATTGGTGCGGTTTGAGCGCGCGCCAATGGGAACGCAGGCCTATTTGATCTCCAGCCGCGCAGCACGTCGATTCATCGACAGCGTGACGACGATCCATCGGCCAGTCGACTGGGAGATGGATCGCTTCTGGACAAATGGGCTGTACAACTATGGCTTGTTTCCATTTCCGTGCCTTGAGCTGACGCTGCCATCGTCGATTGCAAAAGCGGCGGAGTCGCTCCGCGAGCCTACTGCGCTTGACAGGGCGGCGTGGTTTGCGTGGAAATCGAAGGAATACGTTCTGCGCTTGTCGGAAAATATTCGCCTTCGCCAGTCCGACAGGCGGATTCGCGCCCGCCTTGCCGGCGTAACCAGTCTTTACGGGCCAATGCCGGGGACAATTCGCAGGATCGAAAGCCTGTGA
- a CDS encoding glycosyltransferase, which yields MKIALIDPSLFTWPYDLKLAKGLTDIGHAASIVGRQLGQKPSVDEVRFLDRHFYPGMQSRFFKKLPRNVQLGLKGLSHAESMARLIRRFRRAPPDVIHFQWAPLAIVDSQFVPKFRKVAPTVLTVHDSNPFNNNPSSRIQRIGALKILHCFDHLIVHTTVARDRLLGVGIPNEKISVIAHGLLTDHIARPADEPSAGGGRVQILLFGKIKPYKGVDVMLRALALLPREVRRRGVVKVVGWPEMPMEPLFAMVKDLQLEEHVEFDLRFVPEDEVTSLVARADILAFPYRDIDASGVLMLAIAAGRPIVASNLGTFSEWLSDQAEGTLVPPDDPVALCRSLERLISDPDYRNSKSQGMLDLRDSVPTWTSIARLTESAYAKAGQRVGADASAQVLEASRN from the coding sequence ATGAAAATCGCTCTGATCGATCCGTCACTGTTTACCTGGCCGTATGATCTTAAATTAGCCAAAGGATTGACCGATATTGGGCATGCAGCCAGCATTGTCGGGCGCCAGCTTGGGCAGAAGCCGTCCGTCGACGAAGTGCGGTTTCTTGACCGGCATTTTTATCCTGGGATGCAGTCGCGCTTTTTCAAGAAACTTCCGCGCAACGTGCAGCTGGGACTGAAGGGTCTCAGTCACGCTGAATCAATGGCTCGGCTGATCAGGCGCTTCAGGAGAGCGCCGCCCGATGTGATCCATTTCCAGTGGGCGCCTCTGGCGATCGTTGACAGCCAGTTCGTTCCCAAGTTCAGAAAGGTCGCGCCAACTGTGCTGACCGTTCATGACTCGAATCCGTTCAACAACAATCCGAGCTCGCGGATACAGCGGATTGGCGCGCTCAAGATTCTGCATTGCTTCGACCATCTTATCGTTCATACGACCGTTGCACGCGATCGCCTATTGGGCGTCGGTATCCCGAACGAGAAGATATCCGTTATCGCGCACGGATTGCTGACGGATCATATCGCCCGACCGGCCGACGAGCCTTCGGCCGGGGGCGGGCGCGTTCAAATACTCCTGTTCGGCAAGATAAAGCCCTACAAGGGCGTAGACGTCATGCTTCGCGCGCTTGCGCTGCTTCCTCGAGAGGTCAGGAGGCGTGGCGTGGTGAAGGTCGTGGGCTGGCCGGAAATGCCGATGGAGCCGCTGTTTGCGATGGTGAAGGATCTGCAGCTCGAAGAGCATGTCGAATTCGACTTGCGTTTCGTTCCGGAAGATGAAGTCACTTCGCTGGTCGCGCGCGCGGACATCCTGGCTTTTCCGTACCGGGATATCGACGCGTCGGGTGTGCTGATGCTGGCGATCGCAGCGGGACGTCCGATTGTCGCGTCGAACCTTGGAACGTTTTCGGAATGGCTGAGCGATCAGGCAGAAGGGACGCTCGTTCCTCCAGATGATCCCGTCGCATTGTGCCGGTCGCTCGAGCGCTTGATCAGCGATCCTGATTATCGAAACTCCAAGAGTCAAGGAATGCTGGATCTGCGCGACTCCGTGCCGACGTGGACCTCGATTGCACGCCTGACCGAGTCCGCCTATGCGAAGGCGGGCCAGCGTGTGGGCGCAGATGCCAGCGCCCAGGTTCTTGAGGCTTCACGAAACTGA